DNA from Chaetodon trifascialis isolate fChaTrf1 chromosome 14, fChaTrf1.hap1, whole genome shotgun sequence:
GATCAAAGCGGGAGACCTGCGGCGGGGAGACGGTTTAAATTACCCAAGATATGGGGAGGCCAGCGAGGTCAGGCCGGCGTGAACAACACCCCCGCCGCGGTGGATGGACGGCACTCACCCCGGGAAGAGCAGCCCCAGAGCGGTCAGTTTACAGCCGACGTTTCATCAAAAACCTGAGGATAATCAGCCTGTTTTAACATTAAGACACAGACCTGTGATAGCAACAGCCTGTTAAAGTGGTTTTATGAAGAAGatattttacagaaatgtgAACAAAAATGCTTTAAACTCGATTGTCTTCATCAGTGATTAGTCAGTCAGTGATTTTGTCTGGTAGTCGATTAATTGTGTCCTTTAAAGTGTCAAACAgcctgaaacacaaagaaatccaCTTTGTTATCatagaagaggaagaaagaagccAAATATTGAAATTACTATCAGTAAGTGTAGTGCAGAGTAACATGGACTATTTTAAAATCCCCATGTAAACATCACAGGgctgctggaggaagagcaCGTCTCATTTTGACCATGAATTCATCATTTAAGTTGTATATCGACAATACAAAGCCAAGCCTTTGCAGTTTTAAGCCTCTgcaatgtgaggattttctcctttttcttgcaTGACAGTAGAGGAAGCTACACGCTCTGAGTGTCGTGCTGTGCAGGGCATTTTTAGATGCCTCATTTTACTGAAGACGTCTTTGCTTTTCCCCTCAGTGACCCTCACGTTTGAGCAGATCCTCAAGGCTCGGCACTTGTGTGAGGCCAGCCGGCTgctgatagagagagaggagcgtCTGTTCAGGGACATAAAAGAGACAGAGGCGCTCACACAAAACCAGGAGAAAGTGGACAGACTTGCAGAAGACTACAGACAACTGGAAGACCTTGTACTGCGGAGTCtgagtctctctctcacccagGATGAGGTCAGCATGGGGGCTGTGACGTCGGCTGTGACGGCCATCATCCAGGAGATGAAGCAGGACCAGCAGTGGAAGCAGAGGCCTGAGACGATGCCACCCTGGAGGCCCTGCGGCTGGAAGAAGCTCCACGATGTGACGCTTCGCAACCTGGTGGAGCAGCGTATGGACAACCCCTCGACGCCCCCTGCTGACCAGCAGCAGGGGTCATCCATCCGGACGGACATAGAGCGCATGGGCATACAGCTGAAGGAGGACCTGCTGGTCGTGGTGGACACAGTGAGGAGCTGCTACCCACCTGAGATGGACATCTGTAACTTTTACGCCCGGTTGTACCACCAGTACCTGAGCGCCAGACTCCGAAAGATCGCAGAGTTTGGTCTGGGTGACAAGGACTGCACTTACCTCCTGCGCTGGGTCAACGAGTACTATCCACAGTGAGTCCTGTTTGAAGTACTTAGCACCCTGTGCTGCATTTCTGGGTCCATTCTGGTCTATGCTGGTGTATTTTTGTCCAGGTAGCAGCCTAAACATGGCGCTACCTGTCAGTGTGTAGGTCTGTCCTCGGTGCATCCGAAGCAGACCTTCATGGAGTACCAGTCTCTTTAATGGTGGGAATGTAACACATGCATGCTGGTGGAAGGTGGTTGGGTCCCACAGCAGAAGGGACCACTGTCACAGGGCTAAATTACACCTCTAGACTCTAAAAAGAGACCAAAATCTTTCTTGAATCGTCTCCTTTTCTTCCATTGATTCGTGGTTTTATTATGTGGAATCAGTTAATGAGGAAGCAGCGCTTTCACCCTCACCAGAGGCTGGTCGATGCACCAAACAGCGCGCCCTAAAGTTGTGCAACTGTGTGGAAAGTGTGGAAATCCGTTGCAGGAGTGGCACAAATCATGCGGCTCTGCACCCACAATACATCATAAATATACCAGAATGCAATGCAtcaaaaagacagaagagtCACACCCTGATGTTCAGGAACCAGTTAGTCACAAGCCTTTCATTGAAAACAAGTTGCCTCTTGTCCTTGTTTTGAACTTTTGAAAGTGAAGCTGAAGACGAGGAGGCGGGCAGGTTGAAGGAGAACAGATAAACTGATGAAGTGAATAATCTCgctttgctgtctgtctcagaATCCTTCAAAAGGCCGAGCTGGTGGGTGAGATCGATGCTGAAGCTTTGGGAAAACTGCTGCCCAAAGAGTCACTGGAACCTCTGGAGGAACAGTACCTGAGCAAACAACAGGTAACCTGATTTCTCAGGATTTTAGTCATGTCATGTGTTCAAGAAATATCAAAATCTGAACAGCAGATTGTCAAGACGTTTACTGAGATTGTTCCTGAGAATaaacctgttttcatttcattgatcTAATCCAGATCATCGACATGTTTGCTCCTACACTTACTGTGTGAAGAACATTacagttttagttttatttagGCAGAATTCATCGCGTGTATCTCATGTATGTTTCTAGTAACGTATAATTAAACGTCCAGACGTCAGAGCGGAAGCTGCTGttgaaacactgaatgttttaaatgtgcgTTCAGGACGAGCTGACCACTTTCATCGGTCGTGTCCTGGAGGAAGCAAAGCAGAAGTTCGATGAAGGGGAGGAACCGACGAGGGAGGACGGCTGCTTCGACAGTCCTCTGGCCTACGACATCATTCAGGTACCACGAATCAGGGGAGCCAACAGTGACGTGAACACAACGTGAAGGATGCTGCTTCCCGTGAGGAACATGCAGAGAATAATCACCTGAATCTGAATCTAAAAACCCTCTGAACACTTGCAACaagcagcatttagcagctaaagagcaaaATCTttcctcaggagctggtggagaccaaaaacagagcgaAAAGAGGGAGAATATCGGACTTTCATTCGTCAGGTGGAGACAAACATGGATCCAGATGAATGTTAATGTTTCTCTGTGAaggctggatgtgtaaataagcaactgttcgCTAACAAGTTCATCATATTAACTTGTGTTGTGCtcacagtttgtttctgttgcccCAAAATGGCCAGAAAACCAGCTAATACATAAATCAAAGCCTCCGTGAAGACGACAtgttttcatggtttgttttcttctgatCACAATCTCAATATAAAAAGCTTTGATCAGAAAGCTCTTCTGTTGTGTTGAGTTGACCAAACATGATCTTTGAAAAGGTTTGGACAGCGTACAACATCAAGAGCGAGTAACAGTGATGTCTGTGCTGCAATCAGTAAACGATCAcatgaaatgttttctcttgtctcttgtgATCACTGTGATGTGACGTGATG
Protein-coding regions in this window:
- the LOC139342546 gene encoding tumor necrosis factor alpha-induced protein 2-like; the protein is MRLRSDSTEMDGLRSNHPPDQSGRPAAGRRFKLPKIWGGQRGQAGVNNTPAAVDGRHSPREEQPQSVTLTFEQILKARHLCEASRLLIEREERLFRDIKETEALTQNQEKVDRLAEDYRQLEDLVLRSLSLSLTQDEVSMGAVTSAVTAIIQEMKQDQQWKQRPETMPPWRPCGWKKLHDVTLRNLVEQRMDNPSTPPADQQQGSSIRTDIERMGIQLKEDLLVVVDTVRSCYPPEMDICNFYARLYHQYLSARLRKIAEFGLGDKDCTYLLRWVNEYYPQILQKAELVGEIDAEALGKLLPKESLEPLEEQYLSKQQDELTTFIGRVLEEAKQKFDEGEEPTREDGCFDSPLAYDIIQLINGMVTSAETIVGDRQKAQNITCKLKDLMQRFSSFQSNVVKQNKPNSRPFIKANLGCIEQFSDVLHKKSHLFPKQVQEDCLLILVEMEKSARTYLLKPVHENLKHHYRKLGTSDWLNKDLFEKLLVSIEQQLQDLQGSIEACHQKLIGQLHQEVTAEYVKRLLKGNVRLKNRELQLKAYTTIKDNAESLQELFGNTGSKELWLRDVLTMIAEVLKLQDLPAIQMHIASLGASYPDLTEKHVSALLKLKTDFTKANRKTVKDTLLDCRDSKNTDAQPFFSTVHVK